A genomic region of Pseudoalteromonas piscicida contains the following coding sequences:
- the htpG gene encoding molecular chaperone HtpG, giving the protein MSAAQKETLGFQTEVKQLLNLMIHSLYSNKEIFLRELVSNASDAADKLRYLALQNGDLYEGDAELRVRLSVNKDAKTITISDNGIGMTRDEVISSLGTIAKSGTADFFKNLTGDQAKDSQLIGQFGVGFYSAFIVADKVTVRTRKAGESEAVEWESQGEGDFTIAEIEKAERGTEITLHLREEEIEFLETYRLRGIVTKYSDHISIPVELYKDPVPESESPDGEKIEAQPGEWEAINKATALWTRDKSEISDEEYKEFYKHVGHDWEEPLTWAHNKVEGKTEYTSLLYIPKKAPFDLYNRERQAGLKLYVQRVFIMDDAEQFMPSYLRFVKGLLDSNDLPLNVSREILQDNKITQAIRKGCTSRVLKMLERMGKNKPEDYQAFWNEFGNVIKEGPAEDFANKDAIAKLLRFSSTHTDEKTQNVSLEQYIERMKEGQDKIYYVVADSFEAAKSSPHLEIFRKKGIEVLLLSDRVDEWMMSHLTEFNEKPLQSITRGDLDLGDMDDEETKKAHEESEKEVEGLVERVKTALGDKVKEVRFTHRLTDSPACVVADDHDMSSQMQKLMEQVGQAVPESKPVFELNPEHQLVKHLNNEQDEDKFGQWAEVLLDQAMLAERGSLKDPAGFVSRLNKLMLDLQK; this is encoded by the coding sequence ATGTCCGCAGCTCAAAAAGAAACATTAGGCTTTCAAACAGAAGTCAAACAATTATTAAACCTAATGATCCACTCTTTGTACTCAAACAAAGAGATCTTTTTACGCGAATTAGTATCTAACGCTTCAGACGCGGCTGACAAACTACGTTATTTAGCTTTGCAAAATGGTGACCTTTACGAAGGTGACGCAGAGCTACGTGTTCGCTTAAGCGTAAACAAAGATGCAAAAACCATTACCATTTCTGACAATGGTATTGGTATGACGCGTGACGAAGTGATCAGCTCATTAGGTACCATCGCAAAATCTGGTACAGCTGATTTCTTTAAAAACCTAACAGGCGACCAAGCAAAAGACTCGCAGCTGATTGGTCAATTCGGTGTTGGTTTCTATTCTGCATTCATTGTTGCTGATAAAGTAACGGTTCGTACGCGTAAAGCCGGAGAGTCAGAAGCGGTTGAATGGGAATCGCAAGGTGAAGGCGACTTCACGATTGCTGAAATCGAAAAAGCTGAGCGTGGTACAGAGATCACACTACATCTTCGTGAAGAAGAAATTGAGTTCCTTGAAACTTATCGCCTTCGCGGTATTGTGACTAAATATTCAGATCACATTTCAATTCCTGTTGAACTTTACAAAGACCCAGTTCCTGAGTCTGAAAGCCCAGATGGCGAGAAAATTGAAGCGCAACCTGGCGAGTGGGAAGCGATCAACAAAGCTACAGCGCTTTGGACTCGCGATAAATCAGAGATCAGCGACGAAGAATATAAAGAATTCTACAAGCATGTTGGTCATGATTGGGAAGAGCCACTCACTTGGGCACACAATAAAGTAGAGGGTAAAACTGAATACACCAGCCTACTTTATATCCCTAAAAAGGCACCTTTCGATTTATACAATCGTGAGCGTCAAGCTGGCCTTAAGCTTTATGTACAACGCGTGTTCATCATGGATGACGCCGAGCAGTTTATGCCAAGCTACCTGCGCTTTGTTAAAGGCTTACTAGATTCTAACGATTTACCGCTTAACGTATCTCGTGAGATCCTACAAGACAACAAGATCACTCAAGCTATTCGTAAAGGCTGTACATCTCGTGTACTTAAAATGCTTGAGCGCATGGGCAAAAACAAACCAGAAGATTACCAAGCATTCTGGAATGAGTTTGGTAATGTGATCAAAGAAGGTCCTGCTGAAGATTTTGCAAACAAGGATGCTATTGCAAAACTATTGCGCTTTAGCTCTACACATACTGATGAGAAAACGCAAAATGTTTCTCTTGAGCAGTACATTGAGCGCATGAAAGAAGGCCAAGATAAGATTTACTATGTTGTGGCTGATAGCTTCGAAGCTGCGAAAAGCTCACCGCATCTTGAAATCTTCCGTAAGAAAGGTATTGAAGTTCTGTTACTGTCAGATCGCGTTGATGAGTGGATGATGAGCCACCTCACTGAATTCAACGAGAAGCCACTTCAGTCAATCACGCGTGGTGACCTTGACTTAGGTGATATGGATGATGAAGAAACGAAGAAAGCACACGAAGAAAGTGAGAAGGAAGTTGAAGGGCTAGTTGAGCGAGTGAAAACAGCACTTGGCGATAAAGTGAAAGAAGTACGCTTTACTCACCGCTTAACAGATTCTCCAGCGTGTGTGGTTGCAGACGATCATGACATGAGCTCACAAATGCAAAAGCTAATGGAGCAGGTGGGTCAAGCCGTGCCTGAGTCTAAGCCGGTATTTGAACTTAACCCAGAGCACCAATTGGTTAAGCATTTGAATAACGAACAAGACGAAGACAAGTTTGGACAATGGGCAGAAGTACTACTAGACCAAGCAATGCTTGCAGAGCGTGGTAGCCTGAAAGATCCAGCGGGCTTTGTAAGCCGTCTTAATAAGCTAATGCTAGATCTACAAAAGTAA
- a CDS encoding DUF4870 domain-containing protein — translation MNDNDEYWGMPLNTYCMLLHLSQLASFVAPGLGLVLPVVMWATNKDKSETIDQHGKATINWLISLIIYSIICGILVFVAVGILGFVVLAILNVIFAIIAAIKANNGEVWVYPLSFNFFK, via the coding sequence ATGAACGATAATGATGAATACTGGGGCATGCCGCTAAATACATACTGTATGTTATTACATTTGAGCCAACTGGCGAGCTTTGTTGCTCCGGGACTAGGGCTTGTACTACCAGTAGTTATGTGGGCAACCAATAAGGATAAAAGCGAAACGATCGATCAACACGGAAAAGCTACTATTAACTGGTTAATTAGCTTAATTATCTATTCCATAATTTGCGGTATTTTAGTTTTTGTTGCGGTTGGTATTTTAGGGTTCGTTGTTTTAGCTATTCTTAATGTTATATTTGCCATCATAGCCGCGATAAAAGCCAATAATGGGGAAGTATGGGTTTATCCACTGAGCTTCAATTTTTTTAAGTAA
- a CDS encoding M13 family metallopeptidase, whose protein sequence is MKKTIIASALTAIMLTACSEPQVTTSEAQKTENAAVATGKAELGSFGVDLSARDESVKPGDDFFMYASGTWYKNYEMPADKTRFGAFSALAERSEEQVKTIIEEIANGKNLNAEEQLIADFYNAYMDVETLNKLGIKPIQPLLADIDAISNTDGLTKAFGQSWLTGVNAPIGGGMWFNRLDPNKYEMSMGAGGLGLPDRSYYLEEAERFVKTREAYVTHIADMLKFAGKDKPTERAEAILALETKIAEGHWPREKRRNRDLTLNQVKRDELATLYPSFNWDLYFAETGYKVPQLNMSQPEPIKAMIALINSEDLAVWKDYLTYHAVSGNASLLSEDTFNTNFEFYGKHLSGQQEPRARWKRAISEMSGTTSLGFAIGKVYVARYFPESSKKQMSELVENLRTALGERIEGLDWMGEETKVNAQAKLAAFTPKIGYPDKWQSFDGLTLTRDNLMTNVKNLREFFRNDSIAKELEKTDRNRWGMTPQRVNAYYNSSFNEIVFPAAILQPPFFDPNADPAVNYGGIGAVIGHEMGHGFDDQGSKSDANGIQRNWWTDSDRAAFEEKADKLAAQYNQYEPIEGNFVNGRNSLGENIGDVGGLAMAYHAYKLSLNGKEAPVIDGLTGDQRFFLAWAQVWKEKRTEQSMLNQLRAGTHAPGQFRALAPRNHDAWYKAFDVKPGDKLYLAPEERVRIW, encoded by the coding sequence ATGAAAAAAACGATAATAGCGAGTGCGCTTACAGCCATCATGCTGACGGCTTGCTCTGAGCCACAAGTCACAACAAGTGAAGCCCAAAAAACAGAAAACGCAGCTGTAGCAACTGGTAAGGCTGAACTTGGCAGCTTTGGTGTTGACCTTAGTGCACGCGATGAAAGTGTAAAACCAGGTGATGATTTCTTTATGTACGCCAGCGGCACTTGGTACAAAAACTACGAAATGCCAGCAGACAAAACGCGTTTTGGTGCATTCTCAGCACTTGCTGAACGCAGTGAAGAACAAGTAAAAACCATTATCGAAGAAATTGCTAACGGTAAAAACCTTAATGCCGAAGAGCAGCTGATTGCCGATTTTTACAATGCTTATATGGATGTGGAAACCCTAAATAAGCTTGGCATTAAACCTATTCAACCACTACTTGCTGACATTGACGCCATTAGTAACACTGACGGCCTCACCAAAGCATTTGGACAATCTTGGCTAACTGGCGTCAATGCGCCGATAGGCGGTGGTATGTGGTTTAACCGTCTAGACCCAAATAAATATGAGATGTCGATGGGTGCTGGCGGACTTGGACTACCAGACCGCTCTTACTATTTAGAAGAAGCAGAGCGTTTTGTTAAAACTCGCGAAGCATACGTTACGCATATTGCAGATATGCTTAAATTTGCGGGTAAAGACAAACCGACTGAGCGCGCAGAAGCCATTCTTGCACTTGAAACTAAAATTGCTGAGGGCCACTGGCCACGTGAAAAACGCAGAAACCGTGACCTGACATTAAATCAAGTTAAACGTGACGAGCTAGCAACACTATACCCAAGCTTTAATTGGGATTTATATTTTGCTGAAACAGGCTACAAAGTGCCTCAGCTAAATATGTCTCAGCCAGAGCCGATCAAAGCAATGATTGCGCTTATCAACTCTGAAGACTTGGCCGTTTGGAAAGACTATCTAACTTATCATGCAGTTAGCGGCAATGCGTCGCTGCTGTCTGAAGATACCTTCAATACTAACTTTGAATTTTATGGCAAACATTTAAGTGGTCAACAAGAACCACGTGCTCGTTGGAAACGCGCTATCAGCGAAATGTCTGGTACTACTTCGCTTGGCTTTGCAATTGGTAAAGTTTACGTTGCCCGTTACTTCCCAGAGTCTTCTAAAAAACAAATGTCAGAATTGGTTGAAAACCTACGCACCGCGCTCGGTGAAAGGATTGAAGGCCTAGACTGGATGGGTGAAGAAACAAAAGTAAATGCTCAAGCAAAACTTGCCGCATTTACTCCTAAGATTGGCTACCCTGACAAATGGCAATCATTTGATGGGTTAACCCTAACCCGTGATAACTTAATGACAAATGTGAAAAACCTACGTGAGTTTTTCCGCAATGACAGCATCGCCAAAGAGCTTGAAAAAACCGATCGTAACCGCTGGGGAATGACTCCACAACGCGTTAACGCCTATTACAACAGCTCGTTTAATGAAATCGTTTTCCCAGCGGCAATTCTACAACCGCCATTCTTCGACCCAAATGCAGATCCTGCAGTAAACTACGGCGGTATTGGCGCGGTGATAGGGCACGAAATGGGCCACGGCTTTGACGACCAAGGTTCTAAATCAGATGCCAACGGTATTCAACGTAACTGGTGGACCGATTCAGATCGCGCTGCTTTCGAAGAAAAAGCAGACAAGCTCGCGGCACAGTACAACCAATATGAGCCTATTGAGGGTAACTTTGTGAATGGTCGTAACAGCCTTGGCGAAAACATCGGTGACGTAGGCGGCCTTGCAATGGCTTATCATGCATATAAACTGAGCCTAAACGGCAAAGAAGCACCGGTGATTGATGGCTTGACTGGCGATCAACGTTTCTTCCTTGCTTGGGCACAAGTATGGAAAGAAAAGCGTACAGAGCAAAGCATGCTAAACCAGCTACGCGCAGGTACACACGCACCGGGTCAATTTAGAGCGCTTGCACCTCGCAACCATGATGCATGGTATAAAGCGTTTGACGTTAAACCGGGTGACAAACTGTACCTAGCACCTGAAGAGCGCGTGCGTATTTGGTAA
- the recR gene encoding recombination mediator RecR, which translates to MQLSPSLTALIEALRCLPGIGPKSAQRIAFHLLERDREGGNQLGQSLTHAMQAIGHCSSCRTFSEVEVCDICQSIKRQDTGLLCVVESPTDVLAIEQTGQFNGVYFVLMGHLSPLDGIGPNEIGLDVLERKLSAGNINEVILATNPTVEGEATAHYISELCHKYQVEASRIAHGMPVGGELDLVDGMTLMHAFSGRKKLQS; encoded by the coding sequence ATGCAATTATCACCAAGTTTAACGGCGCTTATTGAAGCGCTGCGTTGTTTACCTGGCATTGGGCCTAAGTCCGCGCAGCGTATTGCCTTTCATTTGTTAGAGCGAGACAGAGAGGGCGGCAACCAGCTGGGGCAAAGCCTGACGCATGCGATGCAAGCCATTGGTCATTGCTCAAGCTGCCGAACATTTAGTGAGGTTGAGGTGTGTGATATCTGCCAAAGTATCAAGCGCCAAGACACAGGGCTGCTTTGTGTGGTTGAATCACCAACGGATGTATTGGCGATAGAACAAACGGGCCAATTTAATGGCGTGTATTTTGTACTGATGGGGCATTTATCGCCTCTGGATGGAATTGGCCCCAATGAAATCGGCCTTGATGTTCTTGAGCGTAAGCTAAGTGCTGGCAATATTAACGAAGTTATCTTAGCGACAAACCCAACGGTAGAAGGCGAGGCAACGGCACACTATATTTCTGAGTTATGTCATAAATATCAAGTTGAAGCGTCGCGTATTGCTCACGGTATGCCTGTTGGCGGTGAGCTTGACCTGGTAGACGGTATGACGTTAATGCATGCGTTTAGCGGGCGCAAGAAGCTCCAATCTTAA
- the tpx gene encoding thiol peroxidase, producing MLKALVLASGLFSAISSAYDLPENSVDMGKVKAQGKAVVLLGNGVKQGQAAPDFKVADADFSPVTLKDFESRAILISVVPSLDTGTCSLQTKHFNEKVASQFPDVAMLTISADLPFAQKRFCKAENIDKVKTLSDAVWHSFGENYGLLIKDMGLLSRAIFVLDKEHKIVYKQLVENLAKEPNYEEVVGALKSL from the coding sequence ATGCTGAAAGCGTTAGTTTTAGCGAGTGGTCTGTTTAGTGCGATTTCATCGGCTTATGATTTACCTGAAAACTCGGTAGATATGGGCAAGGTAAAAGCGCAAGGTAAAGCGGTGGTATTGCTTGGTAATGGTGTAAAGCAAGGTCAGGCTGCACCGGATTTTAAGGTTGCCGATGCTGACTTCAGCCCAGTTACTCTGAAAGATTTTGAAAGTCGTGCTATTTTAATTAGCGTTGTACCAAGCCTAGATACAGGCACTTGTAGCCTACAAACAAAACATTTTAATGAGAAAGTAGCAAGCCAATTTCCTGATGTTGCCATGTTGACGATTAGTGCGGACTTGCCGTTTGCGCAAAAGCGCTTTTGCAAAGCAGAAAATATCGACAAGGTTAAAACATTATCAGACGCCGTATGGCATTCTTTTGGTGAAAACTATGGTTTGTTGATTAAAGATATGGGCCTGCTCAGTCGCGCGATTTTTGTGCTAGATAAGGAACACAAAATTGTTTACAAGCAGCTGGTAGAAAATTTAGCAAAAGAGCCAAACTACGAAGAAGTCGTTGGCGCACTGAAGAGTCTATAG
- a CDS encoding DUF2269 family protein, with the protein MEYAILKLVHIGALIFWLGPALGAWLVLKAIENENIGPVTAKVDHVFFLMVTLEHVAFIVLLLTGFSMAFLAGWFTSPWLQQKLLVVGLVIIPLEIVDIFLGNWLAAKASKSVHLGIASAQQRRWLALYHGPFTKLALLTIPVSVVIVMYLAVSKMPLLSL; encoded by the coding sequence ATGGAATACGCAATCTTAAAATTAGTGCACATAGGCGCCTTGATTTTTTGGCTCGGCCCAGCTCTTGGTGCTTGGCTTGTGTTAAAAGCAATAGAAAATGAAAATATAGGACCGGTGACCGCGAAGGTGGATCATGTGTTCTTTCTCATGGTCACACTGGAACATGTAGCATTTATTGTCCTCTTATTAACAGGCTTTTCTATGGCTTTTTTAGCTGGATGGTTTACATCTCCATGGCTCCAGCAAAAGCTACTTGTGGTCGGTCTCGTGATTATCCCGTTAGAGATTGTGGATATTTTCTTGGGAAATTGGTTAGCAGCAAAGGCATCTAAAAGTGTCCACTTGGGCATTGCAAGCGCTCAGCAACGGCGTTGGTTAGCGCTCTACCACGGCCCTTTTACTAAACTTGCACTCTTAACCATACCGGTTTCAGTCGTTATCGTGATGTATTTAGCAGTGAGTAAGATGCCACTTTTATCACTTTAA
- a CDS encoding sensor domain-containing diguanylate cyclase, whose protein sequence is MPAADFDMNEIHWLMDMFNTVDVGLVVLDRDYKVCIWNGFMENHSGLLPSAVKDKDIFDLFPSIDEQWFRSKAEPVFVLKNRSFTIWEQQPYIFRFKNYRPITGKADYMYQNATFIPLTTVTGDVGHICVIIYDVTDEAINKLELESLNKQLEKISRTDSLTQLHNRGFWEESLKQEFKRLKRNQGQSALLMFDIDHFKRINDEYGHSGGDEAIRHISDLLRKTLRETDTAGRYGGEEFAVTLLDTDVKGAITFAERLRSLIENSSIYYDEQQIKITVSLGVAVYEESFEKHEQWIEAADSALYVSKEGGRNRVTVYSEDMASE, encoded by the coding sequence ATGCCTGCAGCCGATTTTGATATGAATGAAATCCATTGGTTAATGGATATGTTTAACACCGTAGATGTTGGCTTGGTGGTGCTTGATCGCGACTACAAGGTATGTATATGGAATGGTTTTATGGAAAATCATTCCGGTTTATTACCGAGTGCGGTTAAAGATAAAGACATTTTTGACTTGTTCCCAAGTATTGATGAGCAATGGTTTAGATCAAAAGCTGAACCGGTGTTCGTGCTAAAAAATCGGTCGTTTACCATTTGGGAGCAGCAGCCTTATATTTTTCGATTCAAAAATTATCGACCTATCACAGGCAAAGCGGATTATATGTATCAGAATGCAACTTTCATCCCGTTGACCACAGTGACGGGGGATGTAGGGCATATTTGTGTGATCATATACGATGTAACCGACGAAGCAATCAATAAATTAGAGCTTGAGTCGTTGAATAAACAATTAGAAAAAATCAGCCGTACAGACAGTTTAACCCAGCTGCATAATCGCGGCTTTTGGGAAGAAAGCCTAAAGCAAGAGTTTAAACGCTTGAAACGTAATCAAGGACAAAGCGCATTGCTTATGTTCGATATAGACCACTTTAAGCGTATCAATGACGAATACGGTCACAGTGGTGGAGATGAGGCAATCCGCCATATCTCTGACTTACTACGCAAAACACTACGCGAAACGGACACTGCAGGCCGCTACGGCGGTGAAGAGTTTGCAGTGACTTTGCTCGACACAGACGTAAAGGGTGCAATCACTTTCGCCGAAAGACTGCGCTCGTTAATAGAAAACTCATCTATTTACTACGATGAACAACAAATAAAGATTACGGTTAGCCTTGGTGTTGCCGTGTACGAAGAGTCTTTTGAAAAACATGAGCAATGGATTGAAGCCGCGGACAGCGCTTTGTATGTTTCTAAAGAGGGCGGAAGAAATCGGGTAACTGTATACTCTGAAGACATGGCCAGCGAGTAA
- a CDS encoding SpoVR family protein, whose translation MTYQPIDDGPDWTFDLLDTYHQEIARVAEHYRLDTYPNQIEVITAEQMMDAYSSVGMPIGYAHWSYGKKFIQTEQTYKRGQMGLAYEIVINSNPCIAYLMEENTMPMQALVMAHACYGHNSFFKGNYLFKTWTDASSIIDYLVFAKNYVAKCEEKYGIDEVENLIDSCHALMNYGVDRYKRPQRISMFEEQKRQKEREDYLQSQVNELWRTIPKGEDEETDSRARFPSEPQENILYFIEKNAPLLESWQREIIRIVRKVSQYFYPQRQTQVMNEGWATFWHYTILNHLYDEGKLSDSFMLEFLQSHTNVVYQPPYNSKFYSGINPYALGFNMMVDIRRTCENPTEEDKQWFPEFAGSNWLDTLHFAMQNFKDESFISQFLSPKLMRDFKLFTIVDKQKSPHLEVGPIHDEMGYQQLRSALSAQYNLSNHEPNIQVYDVDVRGDRSLTLRYVPQGGIPLAASKQEVIKHLYRLWGFKVKLEQVDENGNLEQIAQCPEEESES comes from the coding sequence ATGACATATCAGCCAATTGACGATGGTCCAGATTGGACCTTTGATTTACTTGATACTTATCATCAGGAAATTGCTCGTGTAGCCGAGCATTACAGACTTGACACTTACCCAAATCAAATTGAGGTGATCACAGCAGAGCAGATGATGGATGCCTACTCCAGTGTAGGCATGCCAATTGGTTATGCACATTGGTCGTACGGGAAAAAGTTTATCCAGACTGAGCAAACCTACAAACGTGGTCAAATGGGTCTTGCCTACGAGATTGTGATTAACTCCAATCCTTGTATTGCGTACTTAATGGAAGAAAATACCATGCCTATGCAGGCGCTGGTGATGGCGCATGCGTGCTATGGTCATAATTCTTTCTTTAAAGGTAACTATCTATTTAAAACCTGGACAGATGCATCATCCATCATTGATTACTTGGTATTCGCTAAAAATTATGTCGCCAAGTGTGAAGAAAAGTACGGTATTGATGAGGTAGAAAACCTTATTGACTCTTGTCATGCGTTAATGAATTACGGGGTTGATCGATATAAAAGGCCGCAACGGATCTCTATGTTTGAGGAGCAAAAACGCCAAAAAGAGCGGGAAGATTATTTGCAGTCCCAAGTTAATGAATTATGGCGAACCATTCCTAAAGGTGAAGATGAAGAAACCGACAGCCGTGCCCGTTTCCCATCAGAACCTCAGGAAAACATACTATATTTCATCGAGAAAAATGCGCCATTGCTGGAGTCTTGGCAACGCGAGATTATTCGTATTGTGCGTAAAGTATCACAGTATTTCTACCCGCAAAGACAAACTCAAGTCATGAACGAGGGCTGGGCTACATTTTGGCATTACACTATTTTGAATCACTTGTATGACGAGGGAAAACTAAGTGACTCCTTTATGTTGGAGTTTTTGCAAAGTCATACCAATGTTGTATATCAACCGCCATACAATAGTAAATTTTATTCAGGGATAAACCCCTATGCGCTCGGCTTTAACATGATGGTCGATATTCGCCGTACATGCGAAAACCCAACAGAAGAAGACAAACAGTGGTTCCCGGAATTTGCGGGGAGCAACTGGCTAGACACACTGCATTTTGCAATGCAAAATTTTAAAGACGAGAGCTTTATCAGCCAATTTTTATCTCCAAAGCTCATGCGCGACTTTAAACTTTTTACGATTGTCGACAAACAAAAATCTCCACATTTGGAAGTTGGCCCTATTCACGATGAAATGGGTTATCAACAACTTCGCAGCGCTCTTTCAGCGCAGTACAACCTCAGTAACCATGAGCCTAATATTCAAGTTTATGATGTAGATGTACGGGGAGATCGTTCACTTACGCTAAGGTATGTACCACAAGGCGGGATCCCACTTGCCGCTTCAAAGCAAGAAGTGATAAAGCACCTCTATCGCTTATGGGGATTTAAAGTGAAACTTGAACAAGTAGATGAAAATGGCAATCTCGAGCAGATAGCTCAATGCCCTGAAGAAGAAAGTGAATCGTAA
- a CDS encoding response regulator, with protein sequence MSTLVLICDDSKLARRQLARSLPDDWDIKVEFAENGLDCIKQIKALSPEILFLDLNMPQMDGYEVLQAISEQDLSVLTVVVSGDIQPNAHQRVIELGAIDFIRKPCDAAKLAEIIEHHGIKDKAIRESLVHKLGEQLDPEIRDIYQELTNVAMGQAGDLLARLLNVFVELPIPNVNVLEVNELHMALQAIDASATTSGVCQGFIGGGVSGEALLLLNDSSFKEIASLMNYHGDLNTKVELELLMDISNILIGAILTGLSKQLDMSFSQGHPVVLGQHCDVAELVKANKARWQRTLAIEISYGIEHHNINCDLMLLFTEDSLKTLKYKVAYLLDD encoded by the coding sequence ATGTCAACACTAGTCCTAATTTGTGACGATTCAAAACTTGCCCGTCGGCAGCTGGCGCGTTCATTGCCAGACGACTGGGATATTAAAGTAGAATTTGCAGAGAATGGACTCGACTGTATTAAACAAATAAAAGCACTTTCTCCAGAGATTCTATTCCTTGATCTAAATATGCCGCAGATGGATGGATATGAAGTGCTACAGGCTATTAGCGAGCAAGATTTATCCGTGCTTACTGTCGTTGTTTCTGGCGATATTCAACCTAATGCGCACCAACGTGTGATAGAACTCGGCGCTATTGATTTTATCCGTAAGCCCTGCGATGCAGCTAAGCTTGCTGAAATTATTGAGCATCATGGAATAAAAGACAAAGCAATCAGAGAAAGCTTGGTTCATAAACTTGGTGAGCAGCTAGACCCTGAGATCCGTGATATCTATCAAGAGCTTACAAACGTTGCTATGGGGCAGGCGGGTGATTTGTTGGCGCGATTGCTAAACGTATTCGTCGAACTACCTATTCCCAACGTTAACGTACTCGAAGTCAACGAGCTGCATATGGCACTGCAAGCGATTGATGCGAGCGCGACTACGTCGGGCGTTTGCCAAGGTTTTATTGGCGGTGGAGTGTCCGGAGAAGCGCTGCTACTGCTCAATGATTCTAGTTTCAAAGAGATCGCGTCTTTGATGAATTATCATGGCGATCTTAATACCAAAGTTGAGCTTGAGCTTTTAATGGATATTAGCAATATCTTGATTGGCGCAATTTTAACGGGACTATCTAAGCAGCTCGATATGTCTTTCAGTCAAGGACACCCAGTGGTGCTTGGTCAACATTGTGATGTTGCTGAACTTGTGAAAGCCAACAAAGCGAGATGGCAAAGAACGCTCGCTATAGAGATTAGCTATGGCATTGAGCATCACAACATTAACTGTGACCTTATGCTGTTATTCACAGAAGACTCACTTAAAACATTAAAATACAAAGTAGCCTATTTATTGGATGATTAA